The Rhodothermales bacterium genomic sequence TCCGACGCTGCCTCTGCCTCTGCCGCTTCAGCCGGCACTGCTTCGTCTTCGGCCAAGTCCACGGCGGGCGACATTGCCCCTGATCTGGATCTGGATCTGCCGGCGTTGTACCGGGCCATGATGACGCCCCGCCTGATCGAGGAAAAGATGCTCCGACTCATCCGTCAGGGCCGTCTGTCAAAGTGGTTCAGCGGATATGGTCAGGAGGCCATCGCCGTCGGAACGGCGTTTGCCCTGGCCCCGGAGGACACCATTCTGCCCATGCACCGGAACCTGGGTGTCTGGACCACGCGTGGCGTACCCCTCCGACCGTTGTTCTGTCAGCTCATGGGCAAGGAGGGGGGCTTCACCAAAGGGCGTGACCGGACATTCCACTTCGGGATACCCGAATACGGCATTGTAGGCATGATTTCCCACCTTGCGGCCATGCTGCCGGTAGCCGACGGTTTGGCGCTGGGCGCCAAACTGGATGGCGCGGATCGGGTTGCGGTCGCTTTCACGGGCGAAGGCGCGACGCGGGAAGGGGATTTCCACGAGGCATTGAGCCTGGCGTCGGTCTGGAAGTTGCCCGCCATATTCATCGTGGAGAACAATGGATACGGCCTGAGCACGCCCACGTCCCAGGCCCTGCCGGAATCGGACTTGTCCAAAGTCGGGGCCGGGTACGGAATGGTTGCCGAAACCCATGACGGAAACGACGTGTTCGCCGTCATCCGTGCCGTCCGTGCTGCGCGGAGACGTGCCGTAAACGGGGAAGGTCCCACGCTGCTCAACCTGGTGACGTTCCGGATGCGGGGACATGAGGAGGCATCGGGTACGAAATACGTACCCCAGGCACTCATGGATGAGTGGGCCACGAAGGACCCGGTGCAGCGCCTTGAACGCGCCATGGCCCGGACCCTGCCGGACTCCGAGCGTGCCCGCGTACGGAAGGAACTGACGGCGGAAATCGACGCCATCGCGGAATGGGCGCTGGAGCAGCCCGAAGTGACCAGCACGGCCGCCGCGGAGCGCGGGGACGTATACGCACCCGCCAGGCCCGACGAGCGGACGTCCGGAACGCGTGCCGGATCGGGTGCGTCGGGAGGCGACGGGGCCGCTGTATCCCGGGAAATGCGGTTCATCGATGCCGTGTCGGACGGGCTCAGGACGGCGCTCAGGGAGGATGTCCGAACCGTGCTCATGGGTCAGGACATAGCCGAATACGGCGGCGTATTCAAAGTGTCTGCGGGTTTCCTGGAGGAGTTCGGACCGGATCGCATCCGGAATACCCCGATCATCGAGAACGGCGCGGTCGGGGCCGCGATGGGCCTGGCGTTGGCGGGGTGGAAGTCCATCCTGGAAATCCAGTACTTCGATTTCATTTCCTGCGGATTCAACCAGATCGTGAACAACCTGGCGACGACGCATTATCGATGGGGGGCTCCGGTCAACGTGACGCTCCGCGCTCCCATCGGTGGGGGAATCGGTGCCGGTCCTTTCCACAGCCAGTCCATGGAGGCCTGGTTCTGTCATACGCCCGGGCTGAAGGTCGTTTTCCCGTCCGATCCGGCCGATGCCAAGGGTCTGTTGCTTTCTGCGATTGATGACCCCAACCCGGTCCTGTTCCTGGAGCACAAGGCGTTGTATCGCTCGCTCAAAGGTGAGGTCCCGGAGCATGCCTACCGGACGCCCATCGGAAAAGCACGCTGTGTCCGGGAAGGGACACGCGCCACGGTGGTGACGTGGGGAGCGTCCGTCCATTGGGCGGTGCAACTCGCCGAAGCCCATGATCTGGATGTGGAGATCCTGGATCTCCGGACCCTCATTCCATGGGATCGTGACGCCGTCGTGGCGTCGGTCCGGAAGACGCACAGGCTGCTGGTCGTCCATGAGGCTCCCCGGACCGGTGGATTCGGTGGAGAGGTCGTCGCGGAAATGATGGAAGCCACGTTCGAGCACCTGGATGCTCCACCGGTGCGGATTGGCGGCGAGGATATGCCCATTCCGTTCTCGAAATCGCTCGAAGAAACCATCTATTCCGGAAAGTCCCGTCTTCCTGCCGCCATGCGGGACCTGCTGGCCTACTGAACGGTTCACCCCGAAAACCAACATAATTGATGAAGAAGGCTTTGATTACATTCGCTTTCGCCCTCTCGATCCTGGTCGGATGCGGCGGTGGGACACCGCCTGGTGTGACCAGTCACGTGGAAGGCACCCTCCGGGTCCGCGGAGACGTGGAGACGACCGGTGACTATCGGGATTTCATCCTCACGGTGGTCAACCAGCGGGACGGGGATGTGGACACGCTGGCTACGGCCATAACCGACAGCCTGGGTGCGTTCTCCATGACCGTGCGTGCTCCCGAGGCCGGCATCTATCCCCTCATTGTGGAACGGGCCGGACAGCAGCTCGCCCTGGAGGAATTGGTGGTCGTGGAAGGGGATTCCGTGAGCATAAGCGGCACGTTTCCGCTCGGCAACCGGAGGCTCATCATCCGTTCACCCGAGAACGCGGCGTGGGCAGCCTATCGCAATACGCGCGGTCAGCACAACCAACAAATGAATGCCCTGGTGCAAGGGGGGGCCTATACGGCCAACCAGCTTCGCCAGCTCATGGAACAGTCATCGACCATCCTGTGGAGTGTCGCGGACACCTATCCGGGAACCATGGGCGCCAAGACAGCCCGCGCCGAAAGCGTGATCATGCTCGAGGGATGGAACGATTCGCTGGTTGTGGCCCGGTACACGGACGTGCCGCTGGACGCACCCATCCTGGTGGACATGGTCCGAGCCGCGCGTCGTTCGGTTGCCCGGGTTGCGGGGCAGGATTCCGCTGTTGCGGTCATCCGTTCCTATGTGGCCAGGATGGACGACGGGGAGCGTCAGGCCGCGCTGCGCTCCGAGTTGGTGATTGCGCTCGCTGACAGCGGCCAGACGGACCTCGCCGTGCAGGAGGCAGCCGAGTTGCGGCGGTTGCATCCGGATTCCCAGTGGGCGGAATGGGCCAGCCGCGCATCCTACGATCTGGAAAATCTGCAGCCGGGCATGCCGGCGCCGGCATTCAATCTGGTGTCCCGGACATCGGAACCCGTTCGGCTGGATGACCTCGTCGGCACGTTTGTCATCCTCGAATTCTACGATCCGATGGACGACGGCTTCCGTCGCAACCTCGCCGCACGCAATGCGCTGTTCGATGCCCTTCCGGATGAGCTGTTCTCGAAGGTATCGGTCTCTGTTGAGCCGGATTCGGTACTGAATGACGGCATGTTCGATGAAGGCGATCATCCGGGCGTCTTCATCTACGCTCCCGAAGGCCTGGCCTCCGACGTTGCGGTGGCCTATAACGTGAATGTCGTGCCGACGCGGTTCCTGATTGATCCGGACGGAAACATCATGGCCAAATATGTCGGAGCAGCCTTGTCTGGATTGGAACAGGATCTGGTCTCGGTCATCAACGGGCTCAACGAACTGGCCCGCCGGAATCAGGGGCAATAGGCGCTGCCGCTTTCGTCGAACCCCCACCGCGTCATACACTCACCGCACAGATAAATCGTCGTTTGCCATGTTGATCGCTGGAAACTGGAAAATGAACATGGATCTCATTGCGGCCCGCCAATTGGCCGGTGCGTTGAGAAACAGTGTGGAAGCGTCGGAAGGCGTACAGGTGGCGATTTGTCCACCCTTCGTGGCGCTCGATGCCGCGTACGGAATCCTACACGGATCGGCCATCCAACTCGGCGCCCAGAACATGCATGCGGCCGATTCGGGAGCGTTTACGGGAGAAGTCTCTGCCGGCATGCTCCGATCCGTCGGCTGCCGATATGTCATCCTGGGGCACTCGGAACGGCGGACGATCTTCGGTGAAACGGACGCCGATGTGAAGGCAAAAGTGGCACAGGCCCTGGCACACCGTCTCGTTCCCATTGTCTGCGTAGGGGAACAACTCGAGGACCGGGATGCCGGTCGGGAAGAGGCGGTGGTGGCGGACCAACTTCGCGGCGCCTTGACGGACGTGCGTCTTACGGTGCCGTCTGATATCGTCATTGCCTATGAACCCGTATGGGCCATTGGAACCGGCCGTACGGCAAGTCCCGAGCAGGCTCAAACCATGCATGCCTTCATTCGGAAGGAACTGACCAACCTGTTCGGGGCTGACACGGCCGCTGCTATCGACATCCTGTACGGCGGCAGCATGAAACCGGACAACGCCGACGAACTGCTGTCGCAACCGGATGTGAACGGGGGGCTCATAGGTGGGGCCAGTCTGGTCGCCGAATCGTTTGTTGCCCTGGTCCAGGCCGCCGTGCGCTGTCAATAGGGTCAACACGCCCTGGGCTGAACAGGTCCTGACGCACCCTGGCTGAAAAGAGCCATCATTTCGGCGAAAGGTTCATCCAGAACCGGTCAATAGCCCTTTTTCCGTTGGACCGAAGGCAGGGAAACCGCATTCAACGAAGCATGCACCAAGAAAAAATCATCTGGATTGTGGGAGCCACGGGTGGCATTGGCCGTGAGTTGACCCGTAGACTCGCTTCAGGCGGTCATCGTCTGGTCCTGTCCGCCCGGTCGGAGGCCGCGCTCCTGGAATTGGCTGCCGAATTCCAGGCGACCGCCGTTCCGTTCGACGCCACGGATTTCGACGCGACCGTGGAGGCTGCCCGGAAGGCCTCTGCGGAGGGTCTTCATGCCGTGGTCCACCTTCCCGGGTCCATTCTTCTTCGTCCCGAACACCTGACATCCGAGAACGACTTCGACGAGGTGATTTCGCAGAATCTGAAGAGTGCATTTTCCGTGGTTCGAGCGGCCACGAAGATCATGTACAAGGATGGGGGACGCATTGTGCTGGTCAGTACGGCGGCCGCGACGACCGGCATGAAGAACCATGGGGCCATTGCCGCGGCGAAGGCCGGGGTGGAGGGACTGGTCCGATCGGCTGCCGCGAGTTATGCGGCGCGGGGGATATGCGTGAATGCCGTGGCGCCAGGCATGGTGGAGACACCGCTCTCCGAATCCATCCTGTCCAACGCGCAAAGCCGGGCCGTTTCCGAGGCACTGCATCCCCTGGGCCGGATCGGACAGCCGTCGGATGTGGCTGCTGCCATCGAGTGGCTGGCGGTCGGCCATGCCGACTGGGTGACCGGTGCGGTCATACCCGTGGACGGCGGACTCGCGAATGTACGGTCCGTCAATCCGACTTCGTAGTGTCGGCGGTCTTGGGTGCGGGAGTGGACTCCTTCGTGGATTCCTTTGTGGAATCCGATGAGGGTGCAGCGGGCGATCCGCTCTTGCGGGCATAGTCCGTGAGGTAAAACCCCGATCCCTTGAAAACCAGGCCGGTTCCACCACTTATGAGCCGCTCCACGGGCTGGCCCGTCGTAGGGCATTCCGTGAGGCGCGGTTCGGACATCCGTTGTTCAATTTCGAACGTCGTGCCGTCCTGGCGACGATAAACATAGGTGGGCATGGTCGTACAGTGCTGTTCCAAAAAGCGGCAGGCCTCTGAAACGCCGGAGCCATGCGGGGTTCCCGTGTACGCGGTCGGGATCGGGTCGGCCGGGCTCGGCGCGGATTACTCCAGCGCCTGGAATGCACGGTTTGCTACGGCAGGTCGGACGGGTACGTGCCCGGAATTGTTGCGCGTGGGGTGCACGCGATTGGTGAGCAGGATGACGTACAGGTCCTGATCCGGGTCAATCCAGAACGACGTACCGGTAAACCCGGTGTGTCCGAACGAGTGGGGGCCGAAATGGGCTCCGGCCGACGAATAGCCGATCCGGCTTCGCGTATCCCATCCCAGTGCACGGGTGTGGCTGCCTTCAGGGTCGACTGGTGTCGTGAACAGCCGGATGGTCTCCGGCTTGAGGAATTGACGTGTGCCGACACGGCCGTCATTCACATACATCATGGCAAATGTGGCCAAATCCTCGACGGTGGAGAACAGTCCGGCGTGTCCGGCCGTCCCGCCGAGCAACCATGCGTTTTCGTCGTGGACTTCGCCATTCAACGTCCTGTACCGGAAGTAGGTGTCCACTTCGGTCGGGATGGTGCGTGGGTCCTGTTGGCGCCGGGCCGGGCGGAATCCCGTGTCGTACATGCGGAGCGGCCGGAAGATGCGCTCCTGCACGAGCTCCTCGAACGGCCGTCCGGATATGGTCTCCATCACCCAGGCCAGCGTGATGGGCCCGAAGTCGGAATAGCGCATGTTCTGGCCGGGTTGATAAACCAGTGAATCCGCCAGGATCCGTCGTCGCACTTCCCGGGCCGTTCGCACGCCGTCCGCATGGAATGCCCGGAAGGGGATGAGTCCGCCCGTATGCGTCAGGAGATCGCGTACGGTGACCATTTCCTTGCCATTCTGGCCGAATTCGGGCAGATATTCCGCTACGGGCCGATCAAGATCGAGCGTGCCGTCCTCGACCATGAGCATGACCATGGTCGTGGTGGCAATCACTTTCGTGAGCGATGCCAGATCGAAAATGGCGCGGGTGTCCACGCGCGCCGTGCTTTCCCAGTCCGGATGCCCCCAGGCACCGAGCGTGGTGAGCGTTCCACCGCGGCCCACGGCCGCGGTGGCCGCCGGAAAGGCGCTGTCCGCGATGGCGGTATGGATGACCCGGTCGATGGCCTGCAGCCGGTCAGCGTCCATTCCGGCGGTGTGGGGCGGGCCGGTGGACGGGGCCACCGGCAGCATATCGAAGCCTGAGCCGCGGGGGAACCGGTCCGACACGTGGACGGGCAACCGACCCGTCACACCGGCCCGCCCCACGAACGCTCTCGCGAGCGCGGTGAGCGTCGACCCGAGGGCGTCATAGGCCACCAGGAGGGCATCGGTGGATGGCGCCATGGAGGGAACGGCCCAAGGAGAGCCGACCGACATGCCGACCACGCGGTCGTGCAACGCATCCAGACGCTCACCAAAACCGGCCATGTCCCAGCCCGCTACCGGCGTCACACCCGTTGCCTCGAGCCAGATGACCGTATGAGCATTGCGGATGGTGCTTGCCGCCCGGTCCAGATCCCGCCGCCATGTCCGGGGTGAGATCCGGACGACATCGACGGCATCCGGCATGAGCGGGGCCAGATGCCGCCCAAGGACCGGCCCGGGTCCGGCATCCGGCGCGTGTATCCTGAAGTCCGTTTCGAGTACGACGACCCGTCCGGAACCGCGGTCACCCGGCAACACGTCGTCGGCCCGTTTGAGCAGGGTCAAGGCTTGTGTGGCCACATGGACCGACATGAGACGCTCCCGTTCGGCCATGCCCATCAAGGCCACCAGATCGGGAGGGGATTGCCAGGCACGACGGGCGTCCAGGATCCGGCGAACGGACGCGTCTATCCTGGACTCCGGAATCAGACCCTCGCGCACCGCACGCACTACGGCCGCGCGGGCCGCGAACGCATCGGGGGACATGAGGAGGATGTCCGCACCGGCAAGGATGGCCCGTATGGCAACGTCCTCGGCCGTGCCCGTGGATGTGACGCCGGCCATGTTCAATGCATCTGTCACGACCAGACCGCCATAGGCCAGGCTGTCCCTGAGCAGAACCGTCAACAACGTGGAATCCAGCGTGGCCGGGGTCCGGTCCGATTCGGAATACAGCACGTGCGCCGTCATCAAACCGGCTACGGAATCGGCCACCAATGTACGGAAGGGTACGAGGTCCACGGCAGACAGCAGGTCGGCGTCGTGCCCGGAACGCGGCAGTGCGACGTGCGAATCCAGGACCGTCGAGCCATGTCCCGGGAAGTGTTTTGCGACCGCCGCGACGCCGGCCGAGCGCAAGCCTGCAGCGAAGGCCGCCGCGTGTACCTTCACGGTGTCCGGGTGGTCGGAGAATGCGCGGGTTCCTATGACCGGATTCATGCCCTCGGTATTCACGTCAGCAACGGGTGCGAAGACCATGGATATTCCGGTGGCCCGTGCCGCGAGCCCCGTCCGAAATCCGACGTCGCGGGTCAGGCTGACATCGCGAGTAGCCGCCAGCCCCATGGCCCGGGCATACACGGGCATGTTGTCGTGCCGCATGCCGGTACCCCATTCGGCATCGAGCGCTTTCATGACAGGGAGGTCGGTCTGGCTGTCCAGCCAGGCTGCGATAGCCGCATGTTGGAGTGGATCGCCCCCGAGGAACACCACGCCACCGGCGCCGAAATGGGTAATCTCCCGTTCAAGTCGCTCGCGATCGGCCGCCATCCGTGGATCCAGGCCATCCGGTACGGACACCATGAAAAGCATGGACACCTTTTCAGTAAGGGAGAGCGAGGCAACCTCTGACTC encodes the following:
- a CDS encoding SDR family oxidoreductase, which produces MHQEKIIWIVGATGGIGRELTRRLASGGHRLVLSARSEAALLELAAEFQATAVPFDATDFDATVEAARKASAEGLHAVVHLPGSILLRPEHLTSENDFDEVISQNLKSAFSVVRAATKIMYKDGGRIVLVSTAAATTGMKNHGAIAAAKAGVEGLVRSAAASYAARGICVNAVAPGMVETPLSESILSNAQSRAVSEALHPLGRIGQPSDVAAAIEWLAVGHADWVTGAVIPVDGGLANVRSVNPTS
- a CDS encoding serine hydrolase — encoded protein: MDTRTLTIVLVLLLASSTGCRKGPVTGPASRTMPPESEVASLSLTEKVSMLFMVSVPDGLDPRMAADRERLEREITHFGAGGVVFLGGDPLQHAAIAAWLDSQTDLPVMKALDAEWGTGMRHDNMPVYARAMGLAATRDVSLTRDVGFRTGLAARATGISMVFAPVADVNTEGMNPVIGTRAFSDHPDTVKVHAAAFAAGLRSAGVAAVAKHFPGHGSTVLDSHVALPRSGHDADLLSAVDLVPFRTLVADSVAGLMTAHVLYSESDRTPATLDSTLLTVLLRDSLAYGGLVVTDALNMAGVTSTGTAEDVAIRAILAGADILLMSPDAFAARAAVVRAVREGLIPESRIDASVRRILDARRAWQSPPDLVALMGMAERERLMSVHVATQALTLLKRADDVLPGDRGSGRVVVLETDFRIHAPDAGPGPVLGRHLAPLMPDAVDVVRISPRTWRRDLDRAASTIRNAHTVIWLEATGVTPVAGWDMAGFGERLDALHDRVVGMSVGSPWAVPSMAPSTDALLVAYDALGSTLTALARAFVGRAGVTGRLPVHVSDRFPRGSGFDMLPVAPSTGPPHTAGMDADRLQAIDRVIHTAIADSAFPAATAAVGRGGTLTTLGAWGHPDWESTARVDTRAIFDLASLTKVIATTTMVMLMVEDGTLDLDRPVAEYLPEFGQNGKEMVTVRDLLTHTGGLIPFRAFHADGVRTAREVRRRILADSLVYQPGQNMRYSDFGPITLAWVMETISGRPFEELVQERIFRPLRMYDTGFRPARRQQDPRTIPTEVDTYFRYRTLNGEVHDENAWLLGGTAGHAGLFSTVEDLATFAMMYVNDGRVGTRQFLKPETIRLFTTPVDPEGSHTRALGWDTRSRIGYSSAGAHFGPHSFGHTGFTGTSFWIDPDQDLYVILLTNRVHPTRNNSGHVPVRPAVANRAFQALE
- a CDS encoding dehydrogenase E1 component subunit alpha/beta is translated as MPARKPTASSASSDAASASAASAGTASSSAKSTAGDIAPDLDLDLPALYRAMMTPRLIEEKMLRLIRQGRLSKWFSGYGQEAIAVGTAFALAPEDTILPMHRNLGVWTTRGVPLRPLFCQLMGKEGGFTKGRDRTFHFGIPEYGIVGMISHLAAMLPVADGLALGAKLDGADRVAVAFTGEGATREGDFHEALSLASVWKLPAIFIVENNGYGLSTPTSQALPESDLSKVGAGYGMVAETHDGNDVFAVIRAVRAARRRAVNGEGPTLLNLVTFRMRGHEEASGTKYVPQALMDEWATKDPVQRLERAMARTLPDSERARVRKELTAEIDAIAEWALEQPEVTSTAAAERGDVYAPARPDERTSGTRAGSGASGGDGAAVSREMRFIDAVSDGLRTALREDVRTVLMGQDIAEYGGVFKVSAGFLEEFGPDRIRNTPIIENGAVGAAMGLALAGWKSILEIQYFDFISCGFNQIVNNLATTHYRWGAPVNVTLRAPIGGGIGAGPFHSQSMEAWFCHTPGLKVVFPSDPADAKGLLLSAIDDPNPVLFLEHKALYRSLKGEVPEHAYRTPIGKARCVREGTRATVVTWGASVHWAVQLAEAHDLDVEILDLRTLIPWDRDAVVASVRKTHRLLVVHEAPRTGGFGGEVVAEMMEATFEHLDAPPVRIGGEDMPIPFSKSLEETIYSGKSRLPAAMRDLLAY
- a CDS encoding alkyl hydroperoxide reductase encodes the protein MKKALITFAFALSILVGCGGGTPPGVTSHVEGTLRVRGDVETTGDYRDFILTVVNQRDGDVDTLATAITDSLGAFSMTVRAPEAGIYPLIVERAGQQLALEELVVVEGDSVSISGTFPLGNRRLIIRSPENAAWAAYRNTRGQHNQQMNALVQGGAYTANQLRQLMEQSSTILWSVADTYPGTMGAKTARAESVIMLEGWNDSLVVARYTDVPLDAPILVDMVRAARRSVARVAGQDSAVAVIRSYVARMDDGERQAALRSELVIALADSGQTDLAVQEAAELRRLHPDSQWAEWASRASYDLENLQPGMPAPAFNLVSRTSEPVRLDDLVGTFVILEFYDPMDDGFRRNLAARNALFDALPDELFSKVSVSVEPDSVLNDGMFDEGDHPGVFIYAPEGLASDVAVAYNVNVVPTRFLIDPDGNIMAKYVGAALSGLEQDLVSVINGLNELARRNQGQ
- a CDS encoding zinc ribbon domain-containing protein, which encodes MPTYVYRRQDGTTFEIEQRMSEPRLTECPTTGQPVERLISGGTGLVFKGSGFYLTDYARKSGSPAAPSSDSTKESTKESTPAPKTADTTKSD
- the tpiA gene encoding triose-phosphate isomerase, whose product is MLIAGNWKMNMDLIAARQLAGALRNSVEASEGVQVAICPPFVALDAAYGILHGSAIQLGAQNMHAADSGAFTGEVSAGMLRSVGCRYVILGHSERRTIFGETDADVKAKVAQALAHRLVPIVCVGEQLEDRDAGREEAVVADQLRGALTDVRLTVPSDIVIAYEPVWAIGTGRTASPEQAQTMHAFIRKELTNLFGADTAAAIDILYGGSMKPDNADELLSQPDVNGGLIGGASLVAESFVALVQAAVRCQ